In Rhea pennata isolate bPtePen1 chromosome 13, bPtePen1.pri, whole genome shotgun sequence, the following proteins share a genomic window:
- the GABARAPL2 gene encoding gamma-aminobutyric acid receptor-associated protein-like 2 → MKWMFKEDHALEHRCIESAKIRAKYPDRVPVIVEKVSGSQIVDIDKRKYLVPSDITVAQFMWIIRKRIQLPSEKAIFLFVDKTVPQSSLTMGQLYEKEKDEDGFLYVAYSGENTFGF, encoded by the exons ATGAAGTGGATGTTCAAGGAGGACCATGCGCTGG AGCACAGATGCATCGAGTCGGCAAAAATCCGAGCCAAATACCCTGATCGTGTCCCG GTCATAGTGGAGAAGGTCTCAGGATCTCAGATTGTTGATATTGACAAGAGGAAGTATTTAGTTCCATCTGACATCACTGTGGCCCAGTTCATGTGGATCATCAGGAAGAGGATTCAACTGCCTTCTGAGAAAGCAATATTCCTCTTTGTAGACAAGACTGTCCCACAATCCAG cTTAACTATGGGACAACTTTATGAGAAGGAGAAGGATGAAGATGGATTCTTGTATGTTGCCTACAGCGGAGAGAACACATTTGGTTTCTGA